In Carassius gibelio isolate Cgi1373 ecotype wild population from Czech Republic chromosome B20, carGib1.2-hapl.c, whole genome shotgun sequence, the following are encoded in one genomic region:
- the cracd gene encoding capping protein inhibiting regulator of actin dynamics isoform X1 produces MFPKVFLQWCAALSSCAAKLERGRQSKFQPFRRLFGKKKRREAERGFEGSELKPSHSTDDVCNGVVSVEEDNDECLRELNTLGSRAFSHESVFIPEDSEKTYPGQTMSQENVSDKVRNIQRQIGHNIKFGQRPPSLRKSEGDEGSSDEEEVPQSPLKVLAQVENEPPETEAEEKAGSHDTVQHKTPVKSPRTKRPPPPGTIESINLDAVPQSVPRLDNTAAKHKLSVKPKNQRVSRKHRRFTQEFHEEDLSEMQEESETQKDEEVFDLSREDYTIIHRNKEDYGPTEKSMRRRFHKEELEHLELQRREQEEERKMEEQGRRIEEQRLEEEMRRSQEEERLQKEEEERKQREEDARKEREEEERRRKEEERKRQDEERMRREEEERRRAKEERRRHELEVERLHLEEERKREQEERRRKEEEEQRRIQELEEKQQREEEQRLHEKERSRQEEAERKRLEEEEERKRKQKEEKTGTTDPEWKRKAEEVRWKEMEERQRPFTFKVSSGEKQILFQKVNLTPVTPSTGQQGETTAETREGAKASSPGCTDSPTLSSSLYVPHTAILVTGAQLCGTAVDLDQIKDTACKSLLGLSEGKKAMGTPPTKSRSSPDRKSGKTKSLYESSLSADHSNAAVLAEWASIRSKIFKGAEDGKYPEYPDQSRRPISEDLNTVPFSHTNLRKTMSASAKFSITPARKKFADSNRNSESFGQEDKECVKIESPSMETPSVQKSELPYLNIKIQNRGSKVVRIADSAEECMFAKDLPSFLVPSPPHGSPRSQRSETGSISQAESEDLDAKDEGDQKYQSGDEPPSPFGIKLRRTNYSLRFHNEQSAEKRKKRYSAGDSFEGVPVPLTSIDQDSDTSTLSEKSSPVSPQQDITGFRTAAAPSKESRSKFSRNTLSLARTEGDNFVPKPPLYQKPATSPKPSEGATPPPSPLPKPGRRTSGDMILQRTGQAELVETEQNSDHKEEVAASLPSQKSRQGDEELKEKKSFFPSISIPWREKTDRRTELIKKEKPSLQARHSLDSSRTQEKETGPLWITLALQKQKGFREQQQNRDDRRSQREAKLAEKQAKGRDSAGMVSPTEDKGSGSSSAPKPQTTDENKRPDTLLARFERRDNLKKANTLPSSVTVEITDSTPSPPATKDVTKRFPPGDTSQVSTEPAWLALAKRKAKAWSDCPQIIK; encoded by the exons AGCGGGGACGGCAGAGCAAATTCCAACCATTCCGGCGTCTGTTTGGGAAGAAGAAAAGGAGGGAAGCAGAACGTGGGTTTGAGGGATCTGAACTTAAACCTAGCCATTCCACTGATGATGTTTGCAATGGGGTGGTCTCAGTTGAGGAAGATAATGACGAGTGTCTAAG GGAGTTAAACACCCTAGGGTCCAGAGCTTTTTCACATGAGAGTGTATTTATCCCAGAGGACTCAGAGAAGACATATCCAGGACAGACAATGTCCCAGGAGAACGTTTCAGACAAAGTTAGGAACATTCAG AGGCAAATTGGACATAATATCAAATTTGGTCAGAGACCTCCTTCACTTAGAAAGAGTGAGGGAGATGAAGGTAGCTCAGATGAAGAAGAGGTACCACAAAGTCCACTGAAGGTTCTTGCTCAGGTGGAGAATGAGCCACCAGAGACCGAAGCCGAAGAAAAA gCTGGCAGCCATGACACGGTCCAGCACAAAACTCCAGTCAAATCCCCACGCACCAAGCGCCCACCTCCCCCTGGCACAATTGAGTCCATCAATCTTGATGCTGTCCCTCAGTCTGTCCCACGCTTGGACAACACTGCTGCCAAACATAAACTGTCTGTCAAACCGAAAAACCAGAGGGTGTCACGCAAACACCGAAGGTTCacacag GAGTTTCATGAAGAGGATCTCTCTGAAATGCAAGAGGAATCTGAAACACAAAAAGACGAAGAAGTCTTTGATTTGTCAAGAGAGGACTATACCATTATCCATAGAAACAAAGAGGATTATGGACCCACTGAGAAATCGATGAGGCGACGATTTCACAAGGAGGAGCTTGAACACCTTGAGCTTCAGAGAAGGGAacaagaggaagagagaaagatggAGGAACAAGGGAGGAGAATCGAGGAGCAGAGGCTAGAAGAGGAAATGCGGCGTAGTCAGGAAGAGGAAAGGCTGcaaaaggaggaagaggagaggaagcAACGAGAGGAAGACGCAAGGAAAGAAAGGGAAGAGGAAGAAAGAAGGAGAAAAGAGGAAGAGCGAAAAAGGCAAGATGAAGAAAGAATgaggagagaggaagaggaaagaaGAAGAGCAAAGGAGGAAAGAAGGCGGCATGAACTTGAGGTGGAGCGTCTTCATCTGGAAGAGGAAAGAAAAAGGGAGCAGGAGGAGAGAAGGAgaaaagaggaggaagaacaacGTAGGATTCAAGAGTTAGAGGAGAAACAGCAGAGAGAGGAAGAGCAACGTCTCCATGAGAAGGAAAGGAGCCGACAAGAGGAGGCTGAAAGGAAAAGActagaagaggaggaggaaagaaagaggaaaCAGAAAGAGGAGAAAACTGGGACTACTGACCCAGAATGGAAAAGAAAAGCAGAGGAAGTAAGATGGAAAGAGATGGAGGAGAGACAGAGACCCTTTACTTTCAAGGTCTCTTCAGGCGAGAAGCAGATACTATTCCAGAAGGTCAACCTCACTCCTGTTACTCCATCAACTGGTCAACAGGGTGAAACAACAGCTGAAACCAGGGAGGGAGCCAAAGCTTCTTCACCAGGATGCACAGATTCACCAACTTTGTCTTCATCTCTTTATGTCCCACATACTGCAATTCTTGTGACAGGAGCCCAACTTTGTGGAACCGCAGTCGATCTCGATCAGATCAAGGACACAGCCTGCAAGTCCCTTCTTGGCCTTTCAGAAGGCAAAAAGGCCATGGGCACTCCTCCAACCAAGAGCAGGTCTTCTCCAGATCGTAAATCTGGAAAAACAAAATCCTTATACGAGTCTTCCTTATCTGCAGACCATTCTAATGCTGCTGTCCTGGCAGAATGGGCAAGTATCCGATCCAAAATTTTTAAAGGTGCTGAGGACGGAAAATATCCAGAATACCCAGATCAGAGTCGCAGGCCAATAAGTGAGGATCTAAATACAGTGCCATTCTCTCACACCAACCTCAGGAAAACCATGTCAGCCAGTGCTAAGTTTTCAATAACTCCAGCTAGAAAGAAATTTGCTGATTCCAACAGGAACTCAGAGAGTTTTGGTCAGGAAGACAAAGAATGTGTGAAAATAGAATCACCATCTATGGAAACTCCCTCTGTCCAAAAATCAGAGTTGCCCTATTTAAATATCAAGATCCAGAACAGGGGAAGCAAAGTTGTCCGCATTGCAGATAGTGCTGAAGAATGCATGTTTGCCAAAGACCTCCCCTCCTTCCTTGTTCCCAGTCCGCCACATGGATCTCCCAGGTCACAGAGGTCCGAGACTGGATCCATAAGTCAGGCCGAATCAGAAGACTTGGACGCAAAGGATGAAGGGGATCAGAAGTATCAGAGTGGTGATGAGCCGCCCTCACCTTTTGGAATCAAGTTGAGAAGAACCAATTACTCTCTTCGCTTTCACAATGAGCAATCTgcagagaagaggaaaaaaaggtACAGTGCAGGAGACAGTTTTGAAGGTGTCCCAGTGCCTCTCACCTCCATTGACCAAGATTCTGACACTTCTACACTCTCTGAAAAGTCTAGCCCTGTTTCTCCGCAACAAGATATTACCGGATTTCGAACCGCTGCAGCACCCAGTAAAGAATCTCGAAGTAAGTTTAGCAGAAATACTCTCTCTTTGGCACGCACTGAAGGTGACAACTTTGTCCCCAAGCCTCCACTCTACCAAAAACCAGCTACCTCCCCCAAACCATCTGAAGGTGCCACACCTCCTCCCTCTCCTCTCCCGAAACCTGGCCGTAGGACTTCGGGGGACATGATTTTACAAAGGACAGGGCAAGCAGAACTGGTGGAAACTGAGCAGAACAGTGATCATAAGGAAGAAGTTGCAGCATCTCTACCATCCCAGAAAAGCAGACAAGGAGATGAGGAGCTAAAAGAAAAGAAGTCATTTTTTCCATCCATTAGCATCCCATGGAGAGAAAAAACAGATCGCAGGACAGAACTCATTAAAAAAG AAAAACCCTCTCTGCAGGCCAGGCACTCTCTGGACAGCTCACGGACACAGGAGAAAGAGACTGGACCACTTTGGATCACTCTGGCACTGCAAAAACAGAAAGGCTTCAGAGAACAACAGCAAAACCGAGATGATAGGAGGAGCCAGAGAGAAGCTAAGCTGGCTGAGAAACAGGCTAAGGGCAGAGATAGT GCTGGAATGGTCAGTCCGACAGAGGATAAGGGCAGTGGAAGTTCCAGCGCTCCAAAACCTCAAACAACAGATGAGAATAAGAGACCAGACACACTCCTGGCCCGTTTTGAACGACGTGACAACTTGAAGAAAGCCAATACCTTGCCCAGTTCAgtcacag TTGAAATTACAGACTCTACACCATCGCCGCCAGCAACAAAAGATGTGACAAAGCGCTTCCCTCCTGGTGACACTTCCCAGGTTTCTACTGAGCCTGCGTGGCTTGCCCTAGCAAAGCGTAAGGCCAAAGCCTGGAGTGACTGCCCTCAGATCATCAAGTGA
- the cracd gene encoding capping protein inhibiting regulator of actin dynamics isoform X2: protein MSQENVSDKVRNIQRQIGHNIKFGQRPPSLRKSEGDEGSSDEEEVPQSPLKVLAQVENEPPETEAEEKAGSHDTVQHKTPVKSPRTKRPPPPGTIESINLDAVPQSVPRLDNTAAKHKLSVKPKNQRVSRKHRRFTQEFHEEDLSEMQEESETQKDEEVFDLSREDYTIIHRNKEDYGPTEKSMRRRFHKEELEHLELQRREQEEERKMEEQGRRIEEQRLEEEMRRSQEEERLQKEEEERKQREEDARKEREEEERRRKEEERKRQDEERMRREEEERRRAKEERRRHELEVERLHLEEERKREQEERRRKEEEEQRRIQELEEKQQREEEQRLHEKERSRQEEAERKRLEEEEERKRKQKEEKTGTTDPEWKRKAEEVRWKEMEERQRPFTFKVSSGEKQILFQKVNLTPVTPSTGQQGETTAETREGAKASSPGCTDSPTLSSSLYVPHTAILVTGAQLCGTAVDLDQIKDTACKSLLGLSEGKKAMGTPPTKSRSSPDRKSGKTKSLYESSLSADHSNAAVLAEWASIRSKIFKGAEDGKYPEYPDQSRRPISEDLNTVPFSHTNLRKTMSASAKFSITPARKKFADSNRNSESFGQEDKECVKIESPSMETPSVQKSELPYLNIKIQNRGSKVVRIADSAEECMFAKDLPSFLVPSPPHGSPRSQRSETGSISQAESEDLDAKDEGDQKYQSGDEPPSPFGIKLRRTNYSLRFHNEQSAEKRKKRYSAGDSFEGVPVPLTSIDQDSDTSTLSEKSSPVSPQQDITGFRTAAAPSKESRSKFSRNTLSLARTEGDNFVPKPPLYQKPATSPKPSEGATPPPSPLPKPGRRTSGDMILQRTGQAELVETEQNSDHKEEVAASLPSQKSRQGDEELKEKKSFFPSISIPWREKTDRRTELIKKEKPSLQARHSLDSSRTQEKETGPLWITLALQKQKGFREQQQNRDDRRSQREAKLAEKQAKGRDSAGMVSPTEDKGSGSSSAPKPQTTDENKRPDTLLARFERRDNLKKANTLPSSVTVEITDSTPSPPATKDVTKRFPPGDTSQVSTEPAWLALAKRKAKAWSDCPQIIK from the exons ATGTCCCAGGAGAACGTTTCAGACAAAGTTAGGAACATTCAG AGGCAAATTGGACATAATATCAAATTTGGTCAGAGACCTCCTTCACTTAGAAAGAGTGAGGGAGATGAAGGTAGCTCAGATGAAGAAGAGGTACCACAAAGTCCACTGAAGGTTCTTGCTCAGGTGGAGAATGAGCCACCAGAGACCGAAGCCGAAGAAAAA gCTGGCAGCCATGACACGGTCCAGCACAAAACTCCAGTCAAATCCCCACGCACCAAGCGCCCACCTCCCCCTGGCACAATTGAGTCCATCAATCTTGATGCTGTCCCTCAGTCTGTCCCACGCTTGGACAACACTGCTGCCAAACATAAACTGTCTGTCAAACCGAAAAACCAGAGGGTGTCACGCAAACACCGAAGGTTCacacag GAGTTTCATGAAGAGGATCTCTCTGAAATGCAAGAGGAATCTGAAACACAAAAAGACGAAGAAGTCTTTGATTTGTCAAGAGAGGACTATACCATTATCCATAGAAACAAAGAGGATTATGGACCCACTGAGAAATCGATGAGGCGACGATTTCACAAGGAGGAGCTTGAACACCTTGAGCTTCAGAGAAGGGAacaagaggaagagagaaagatggAGGAACAAGGGAGGAGAATCGAGGAGCAGAGGCTAGAAGAGGAAATGCGGCGTAGTCAGGAAGAGGAAAGGCTGcaaaaggaggaagaggagaggaagcAACGAGAGGAAGACGCAAGGAAAGAAAGGGAAGAGGAAGAAAGAAGGAGAAAAGAGGAAGAGCGAAAAAGGCAAGATGAAGAAAGAATgaggagagaggaagaggaaagaaGAAGAGCAAAGGAGGAAAGAAGGCGGCATGAACTTGAGGTGGAGCGTCTTCATCTGGAAGAGGAAAGAAAAAGGGAGCAGGAGGAGAGAAGGAgaaaagaggaggaagaacaacGTAGGATTCAAGAGTTAGAGGAGAAACAGCAGAGAGAGGAAGAGCAACGTCTCCATGAGAAGGAAAGGAGCCGACAAGAGGAGGCTGAAAGGAAAAGActagaagaggaggaggaaagaaagaggaaaCAGAAAGAGGAGAAAACTGGGACTACTGACCCAGAATGGAAAAGAAAAGCAGAGGAAGTAAGATGGAAAGAGATGGAGGAGAGACAGAGACCCTTTACTTTCAAGGTCTCTTCAGGCGAGAAGCAGATACTATTCCAGAAGGTCAACCTCACTCCTGTTACTCCATCAACTGGTCAACAGGGTGAAACAACAGCTGAAACCAGGGAGGGAGCCAAAGCTTCTTCACCAGGATGCACAGATTCACCAACTTTGTCTTCATCTCTTTATGTCCCACATACTGCAATTCTTGTGACAGGAGCCCAACTTTGTGGAACCGCAGTCGATCTCGATCAGATCAAGGACACAGCCTGCAAGTCCCTTCTTGGCCTTTCAGAAGGCAAAAAGGCCATGGGCACTCCTCCAACCAAGAGCAGGTCTTCTCCAGATCGTAAATCTGGAAAAACAAAATCCTTATACGAGTCTTCCTTATCTGCAGACCATTCTAATGCTGCTGTCCTGGCAGAATGGGCAAGTATCCGATCCAAAATTTTTAAAGGTGCTGAGGACGGAAAATATCCAGAATACCCAGATCAGAGTCGCAGGCCAATAAGTGAGGATCTAAATACAGTGCCATTCTCTCACACCAACCTCAGGAAAACCATGTCAGCCAGTGCTAAGTTTTCAATAACTCCAGCTAGAAAGAAATTTGCTGATTCCAACAGGAACTCAGAGAGTTTTGGTCAGGAAGACAAAGAATGTGTGAAAATAGAATCACCATCTATGGAAACTCCCTCTGTCCAAAAATCAGAGTTGCCCTATTTAAATATCAAGATCCAGAACAGGGGAAGCAAAGTTGTCCGCATTGCAGATAGTGCTGAAGAATGCATGTTTGCCAAAGACCTCCCCTCCTTCCTTGTTCCCAGTCCGCCACATGGATCTCCCAGGTCACAGAGGTCCGAGACTGGATCCATAAGTCAGGCCGAATCAGAAGACTTGGACGCAAAGGATGAAGGGGATCAGAAGTATCAGAGTGGTGATGAGCCGCCCTCACCTTTTGGAATCAAGTTGAGAAGAACCAATTACTCTCTTCGCTTTCACAATGAGCAATCTgcagagaagaggaaaaaaaggtACAGTGCAGGAGACAGTTTTGAAGGTGTCCCAGTGCCTCTCACCTCCATTGACCAAGATTCTGACACTTCTACACTCTCTGAAAAGTCTAGCCCTGTTTCTCCGCAACAAGATATTACCGGATTTCGAACCGCTGCAGCACCCAGTAAAGAATCTCGAAGTAAGTTTAGCAGAAATACTCTCTCTTTGGCACGCACTGAAGGTGACAACTTTGTCCCCAAGCCTCCACTCTACCAAAAACCAGCTACCTCCCCCAAACCATCTGAAGGTGCCACACCTCCTCCCTCTCCTCTCCCGAAACCTGGCCGTAGGACTTCGGGGGACATGATTTTACAAAGGACAGGGCAAGCAGAACTGGTGGAAACTGAGCAGAACAGTGATCATAAGGAAGAAGTTGCAGCATCTCTACCATCCCAGAAAAGCAGACAAGGAGATGAGGAGCTAAAAGAAAAGAAGTCATTTTTTCCATCCATTAGCATCCCATGGAGAGAAAAAACAGATCGCAGGACAGAACTCATTAAAAAAG AAAAACCCTCTCTGCAGGCCAGGCACTCTCTGGACAGCTCACGGACACAGGAGAAAGAGACTGGACCACTTTGGATCACTCTGGCACTGCAAAAACAGAAAGGCTTCAGAGAACAACAGCAAAACCGAGATGATAGGAGGAGCCAGAGAGAAGCTAAGCTGGCTGAGAAACAGGCTAAGGGCAGAGATAGT GCTGGAATGGTCAGTCCGACAGAGGATAAGGGCAGTGGAAGTTCCAGCGCTCCAAAACCTCAAACAACAGATGAGAATAAGAGACCAGACACACTCCTGGCCCGTTTTGAACGACGTGACAACTTGAAGAAAGCCAATACCTTGCCCAGTTCAgtcacag TTGAAATTACAGACTCTACACCATCGCCGCCAGCAACAAAAGATGTGACAAAGCGCTTCCCTCCTGGTGACACTTCCCAGGTTTCTACTGAGCCTGCGTGGCTTGCCCTAGCAAAGCGTAAGGCCAAAGCCTGGAGTGACTGCCCTCAGATCATCAAGTGA